One Pangasianodon hypophthalmus isolate fPanHyp1 chromosome 7, fPanHyp1.pri, whole genome shotgun sequence genomic window, ATGAATCTTAAGGACAGACTCACCATAGAGCTGCATGGTATGCTCACTAAAATGGCTCTGAGAAAGACGGATAAGATGCATATAGAGCAGTAAATGTAATTCAGATCTGATGTGGATGATCTGTATGATCTTGAAATTTTTAacttgaaaatgtatttattttagcaATTGAAGTATTTTTGAcaaagtaatgaaaaaaaaactaataacattaattactttgtaacagtaaccCTAACCCTGTTCTGCTTCCTAGCTGATGGCCGTCACGGAATCGTTAGAGTGGACCGCGTCCCTTTAGCTTGTAAATTAGTCGATTTGCCCTGCATCCTGGAGTCCTTAAAAACAGTTGACAAGAAGACCTTTTATAAGACTGCGGATGTCTGTCAGGTAACACCAGCCacctttttaaaggaaaattttcCTTCATTAGTGGTTCAGCCAACATGTCAGTCGTACCCTTCTATGCATTTTTGTGTAACTTAAAACATACCTAGTCAACTCAGGTTGATTTTAATTCATCTCATCCATATACAGAGAGCAGTATGGTAGCCTGGGTCACAGCTGATCAGCACCACTAGAAAGATTTGGAAGTTGAATTCCAGTAATCCTTAATAGTCTGAGCAGTTTTCTTTATCTCTTGTATTTGCAGATGTTGGTGTGCACTCTGGATGGCGACCTTTACCCTCCTCTAGAGGAGCCCACTGGGACTGTAGACTCCAAAACCAAGAAAAAGGACAAGGACAAAGACAAGAAGTTCATCTGGAATCATGGCAGTAAGTTTCTGCTTCCTGTATTGAAATGTGCTGATAAAGGCcatatacataatatatgtCACTGACACATCTGATGTGGCAGAAGCTTCACATGTCGTGGATGAGTTGAATTGATTTAATATTACGTTATGTCTCTCTTTCCAGTTACCTGCCCACTGAAGAACACAAGAAAAAGGCGATTTAGGAAGACGGCAAAGAAGAAGGTAACATTATGTTGTTTCaacatttctgttgtttttctggTATCCATTTGttctatttattgttttatatataaagtgtgtgtgtgcatgtacttGCATGCTGTTTTTAGATTCTTCACAGCTGGACACTAACCCTCTAATCTCCAATGTTTTGCAGTACATTGAATCTCCAGACGTGGAAAAAGAAGTGAAGAGGCTCCTAAGCACAGACGCTGAAGCCGTCAGCGTCCGTATCCCTTTGtgtccctctttcttttttttttttttttcactttttgtgaCTTTTCTTTATGTTCAAAGCACTCATGACATCACCAAATgagctgtttttattataaCTTTACACTTAGCATTTAGCCTTATTACACCTTTTGTATTAGTTTCAGATGAATAGAATGTGATGCACAGTTTTAACACCAGCTGTCAGAGTTGAGCTGTAGACTATAGCAGTGACAGCATAATGAACGTTCTGTATGCCAGCATTAGAGGGATTTGTCACTATTATGAAGCCAggtcaaatattattattatgtattccTTTAAGCACTAGAATTAAGTACAAGAGAGCATGTTCGATTGCAGATAGTCTTGTATACAACAATTAATGAAACAAGCTGGCGGAAGAAAATCCTCATGATATAACAGAATAGAATTGCAGGGAAGTGTGAGTGGGGAGTAAATTTGGCAAATGCACAACAGAAAATATGATATCATTTACCTCATTGCCCATCTCTAATGCTGATGTCACATTTAGAGTGCATTGTGCATGGTAGCTGCATCATTAAGAACAGTGGAAATGGGAGTACTGACATGTTACCTTGACTTGGCTATTAGGATGGGAGGTGATTGCCGAGGATGAGACAAAAGAAACTGATAATAATTTATCTCTGTCCAATTTGGACTCCTCACCTGGAACCTCTGGGCACAAGGGCCATGACTCTTCAGGTAATTTCCACTTACAAAGGATAAAtcataaacatatacacatgcttttgtttttaattttttttaaatggaactGCTGGATTACAGTGTATAATTACACATTTGTGTCAAAATTGATTTTATGAACATGAACTTGCTTCCATCAGGACATGTTCTCAGTCTCAGACTTGGGAATTCAGTGCACCCAGGGTTTAGTCCTCCTGTTTTAACACTGTATTTGTCTGAGAGGTttgtttttgtactgttttgtcCAGTGCCACGAGATGAGTTGCGGGAGATATTTAATGACATCAGCAGTAGCagtgaagatgaggatgatgatggtgaccGGCATGAAGACGAAGACCTCAACATCATGGACACAGAGGATGACATGGTGGGTCGTCTCAACGAGAAGCTCAACGAGTCTGATGGGGGAAGAGATGAGAACAACAGGAACAACCAAATAGGTATGATGGTTGTGCATTCTCAGCAGTAGGGGCCAGACGCCACTTAAGATCAGAGTTCCATTAATGGCAGATGATCAGAAGGCAGACAGAACCCAGCTGAATAGGATCAGTGATTTGGGTAACAAATGAGCAGCTTCATATGTGTCATGTGCCTGTAGCACACATTGCCCAGCAGTGACTGACAGGCCTGATCTGTCCAGCTGGGCACCTGACAGCACTCTGAAATCTGTGACTGCTTGCTGTTCTACTGATGGCACACATTAAACGccatcacacatacactgagGCAGAGTTACTCGAGTCACAATTCTGCTCTGATCTGAcctatttctgtttttcacctGCAATATGATATGAAAATTGATGATAGCCCATAAAATGACAGATGAAGTCCAATTGCCTTTAATTAATATGACTTGACATCTTTGGAGAGAGGGCTGAAATTATTGCCATTAATCTGCAGTGATGGAGTACCAGATGCAGATCAACAATCTCAAGGCCAAACTGCAGGAGACACGAGCACGCAAAAAGCAGCAGGAGGATTTGATCATGAAAGTGGAGAATCAGGCCCTAAAGGTGAGGCTGCCACATCAACCATGCAcagtattctctctctctctctctctctctctctctctctctctctcgctctctctctctctctcactttaagTCTCAGACTTTGGGACCCCacactatgtatgtatgtgtgtgtgtatgtatgtgtgtggctgCCAAAAAAACAAGACTTCCAGCTGCCAAAATGTTGTCATGACAGAGCTTCCTAAAATTCTcagggacaacattattaaagagCACTCAAGcaaaaaagctacagagccagaGCAAAGACTTTAAGCATGCTTGTCAGTACAACTGGTTcgataatatgcaggtggaaaatTCATGGAACCACAATTAATCATCCCCATACAGGTACTCTCAGACTAATggtaaggaaggtaagagagaagtcAACAGCCACTTGAAAAGAGTTGTAGGAAAAAatagttacac contains:
- the taf7 gene encoding transcription initiation factor TFIID subunit 7 produces the protein MASKTKAGKVNSKSKEDAPHELESQFVLRLPQEYASTVRQIAQSGSMNLKDRLTIELHADGRHGIVRVDRVPLACKLVDLPCILESLKTVDKKTFYKTADVCQMLVCTLDGDLYPPLEEPTGTVDSKTKKKDKDKDKKFIWNHGITCPLKNTRKRRFRKTAKKKYIESPDVEKEVKRLLSTDAEAVSVRWEVIAEDETKETDNNLSLSNLDSSPGTSGHKGHDSSVPRDELREIFNDISSSSEDEDDDGDRHEDEDLNIMDTEDDMVGRLNEKLNESDGGRDENNRNNQIVMEYQMQINNLKAKLQETRARKKQQEDLIMKVENQALKTRFQALLNDFIHQEEREMEKLASLQEQLDSLMEK